The Campylobacter sp. CNRCH_2014_0184h genome has a window encoding:
- a CDS encoding flagellin, giving the protein GFSANGDGSSQFAAFIATGANSQIAAKDQAPGVTTLKGAMAMMDIVETATANLDAIRADIGAVQNQITATLNNISVTQVNIKSAESNIRDVDFAAESANFSKYNILAQSGSYAMSQANAVQQNVLKLLQ; this is encoded by the coding sequence GGTTTTAGTGCAAACGGTGATGGTTCAAGCCAGTTTGCTGCATTTATTGCAACTGGAGCTAATAGTCAAATAGCAGCTAAAGATCAAGCGCCTGGTGTTACTACACTTAAAGGTGCAATGGCTATGATGGATATAGTTGAAACTGCTACAGCAAATCTTGATGCTATCAGAGCTGATATCGGTGCAGTGCAAAATCAAATCACAGCTACACTTAATAATATCAGTGTAACTCAAGTAAATATCAAATCAGCTGAATCAAATATCAGAGATGTAGACTTTGCAGCAGAAAGTGCAAACTTTTCTAAGTATAACATCCTAGCTCAAAGTGGATCTTATGCTATGAGTCAGGCTAATGCCGTACAGCAAAATGTTCTAAAACTTTTACAATAA
- a CDS encoding motility associated factor glycosyltransferase family protein, protein MKTEIFKKNIKALKGSEHQNLKRKLGKIKEAKDYTYVFDKDPLNCNICYKNLKNIYKDPLKELREQIEIFNKKYLRYPVLFFYGLGNGIFYKNLLANKTHERVVVYEKDIELIFLVFNMIDFSKELSEGRLIVVHTKEVNPVKAELICGLLGLFLRTYDLHIHSHFYEEQKKEIQHINTLNSKVIKNIALRKGNDPVDAMQGVEQFILNLPKMLTHPSFKELKQKRSNKSKNAILVATGPSLQKQLPLLKKYANKATIFCADSAYPILAKAGIKPDYVCMLERDDIVAKCFDNDFGDFDKDITFILVSLVYQDSIKFLEKNKRKYILVSRAYAFAYSLGLHDFGYVSGGMSVAHLNYELAQLLGHKNIILIGQDLAYANDGKTHSDGFLHESYHKGDFERDNGKYEALAYGGKGLVQSSEIWLIFKQIFENLFHKQTKVKIYNATEGGARIEGTIEKPFKELCKNLLTNEIKKPFPKLQKPKLKDSNELMLQAYKKIKQHIKASDKFFKECKRLHKALNNQSKVRYTPQELNAQIDTLKTTLESQKYIFLREVISPSLFHLESTISKIYVSPIHNESDKQNKLTAWILAHKTWLEDIAELTLVQEKALKIAIMPLQDILEKRNLI, encoded by the coding sequence ATGAAAACAGAAATTTTTAAAAAAAATATCAAAGCTTTAAAAGGAAGTGAGCACCAAAACTTAAAAAGAAAATTAGGAAAAATCAAAGAAGCAAAAGATTACACTTATGTTTTTGATAAAGATCCTTTAAACTGCAATATTTGTTATAAAAATCTAAAAAATATATATAAAGACCCGCTAAAGGAATTGCGAGAACAAATAGAAATTTTTAATAAAAAATATCTAAGATATCCTGTGTTATTTTTTTATGGTTTAGGTAATGGAATTTTTTATAAAAATTTATTAGCTAATAAAACACATGAAAGGGTTGTTGTTTATGAAAAAGACATAGAACTTATATTTTTAGTTTTTAACATGATTGATTTTTCTAAAGAACTTTCAGAAGGAAGATTAATTGTCGTTCATACCAAAGAAGTGAACCCCGTTAAAGCAGAATTAATCTGCGGCTTGTTGGGTTTATTTTTAAGAACTTATGATTTACACATTCATTCACATTTTTATGAAGAACAAAAAAAAGAAATTCAACACATCAATACCTTAAATTCCAAAGTGATTAAAAATATTGCTTTGCGAAAAGGAAATGACCCAGTAGATGCTATGCAAGGGGTAGAGCAATTTATTCTAAATTTACCCAAAATGCTCACACATCCAAGCTTTAAAGAGTTAAAACAAAAAAGAAGCAATAAAAGTAAAAATGCTATATTAGTAGCAACTGGACCATCTCTACAAAAACAACTTCCTTTACTTAAAAAATACGCAAACAAAGCAACTATCTTTTGTGCTGATAGCGCTTATCCTATCTTGGCAAAAGCAGGTATAAAACCTGATTATGTTTGTATGCTAGAAAGAGATGATATAGTAGCCAAATGTTTTGATAATGATTTTGGTGATTTTGATAAAGATATAACATTTATTTTAGTTTCTTTGGTCTATCAAGATAGTATTAAATTTTTAGAGAAAAATAAAAGAAAGTATATTTTAGTTTCTAGGGCTTATGCATTTGCCTATTCTTTGGGATTGCATGATTTTGGTTATGTTAGTGGAGGTATGAGCGTTGCTCATTTAAATTACGAATTAGCCCAACTATTAGGGCATAAAAACATTATTTTAATAGGACAAGACTTAGCCTATGCTAATGATGGTAAAACACACAGCGATGGCTTTTTACATGAAAGTTATCATAAAGGAGATTTTGAGCGCGATAATGGTAAATATGAAGCCCTAGCATATGGCGGAAAAGGTCTTGTGCAAAGTTCTGAAATATGGCTTATTTTTAAACAAATTTTTGAAAATTTATTTCACAAGCAAACAAAAGTAAAAATTTACAATGCTACAGAAGGTGGAGCTAGAATAGAAGGAACCATAGAAAAACCTTTTAAAGAACTTTGCAAAAATTTACTTACTAATGAAATCAAAAAGCCTTTTCCAAAATTGCAAAAACCAAAACTTAAAGATAGCAACGAGCTTATGTTACAAGCTTATAAGAAAATCAAACAACACATCAAAGCAAGTGATAAATTTTTTAAAGAATGTAAAAGATTACATAAGGCACTCAATAATCAAAGTAAAGTCCGTTATACCCCTCAAGAATTAAATGCTCAGATAGACACTCTTAAGACAACACTAGAGAGTCAAAAATATATTTTTTTAAGAGAAGTTATCTCTCCTTCTTTATTTCATCTAGAAAGCACTATTTCTAAAATTTATGTTTCTCCTATACACAATGAAAGTGATAAACAAAACAAACTTACAGCTTGGATATTAGCGCACAAAACTTGGCTTGAAGATATAGCAGAATTAACCTTGGTACAAGAAAAAGCTTTAAAAATTGCTATCATGCCTTTGCAAGATATCTTAGAAAAAAGAAATTTAATATAA
- a CDS encoding motility associated factor glycosyltransferase family protein: MNKELFLKNTQALFEVDQILAYELRKLTDTQRFQLIENKIFDTHNQMFLDENHSFDYDKFELYPVLFFYGFGDGKFFLELLKNQHLKHIIIFEEELEILYLAFHMIDFTTLLRKEKLILFFTPNINTAQIKVLFDYPNIKHTLKIFNFHFYNEFYTNFYSSNAQDIMQTMLNTIKTLMLTRGNDPKDALIGIKHNVINLEKIITHTPFKSLIKDRKAKAKNAIIVSTGPSLIKQLPLLKKHQENAVIFSADSSYVILAKEGIKPDYVFSLERINLTSEFFNNDFGDFDKDILFIIASLTHPKTIEYLEKNNRNYMLVLRPLFFESKLGLNEYGFLGNAMSVANMAYELAGALRFENIILIGQDLAYSNDGKSHPKEHLYGEQGDKEVIYKEITAYGGNGKVKTQLTWYLFLKSFEKDIALAKNILNIKTYNATEGGARIEGTIEKPFKELCEEILKEKINKNIALTKPKNPQKKIKQCKEKLIKQTKQCEIFINECKKAIKEKNLEKLEKLRLKLPKSDFFSDIVQARCFQNECEVLKHKVTKVKDLEFFLAQQIDFFEEIILYLEKYNETIKENLDK, translated from the coding sequence ATGAATAAAGAATTATTTTTAAAAAACACTCAAGCTCTTTTTGAAGTTGATCAAATATTAGCTTATGAATTAAGAAAATTAACTGATACTCAAAGATTTCAACTTATAGAAAACAAAATTTTTGATACACACAATCAGATGTTTTTAGACGAAAATCACTCTTTTGATTATGATAAATTTGAATTATATCCAGTATTGTTTTTTTACGGCTTTGGTGATGGGAAATTTTTCTTAGAACTTTTAAAAAATCAGCATTTAAAACATATTATTATTTTTGAAGAAGAGTTAGAAATTTTATATTTAGCTTTTCATATGATTGACTTTACCACACTTCTTAGAAAAGAAAAACTTATTTTGTTTTTTACACCAAATATCAACACTGCTCAAATCAAAGTTTTATTTGATTATCCAAATATCAAACATACATTAAAAATTTTTAATTTTCACTTTTACAATGAATTTTATACCAATTTTTACTCATCTAATGCCCAAGATATAATGCAAACTATGCTAAATACAATCAAAACACTCATGCTCACTAGAGGAAATGATCCAAAAGATGCTTTAATAGGAATAAAACATAATGTTATAAACCTGGAAAAAATCATCACTCATACTCCTTTTAAAAGCCTAATAAAAGACAGGAAAGCAAAAGCAAAAAATGCTATAATAGTTTCAACAGGTCCTTCTTTAATCAAACAACTCCCTCTTTTAAAAAAACACCAAGAAAATGCTGTTATTTTTAGCGCTGATAGCTCTTATGTTATCCTAGCAAAAGAAGGAATCAAGCCTGATTATGTTTTTTCACTAGAAAGAATAAATCTTACAAGTGAATTTTTTAATAATGATTTTGGAGATTTTGATAAAGATATATTATTTATCATTGCTTCTTTAACTCATCCTAAAACCATAGAGTATTTAGAAAAAAATAATAGAAATTATATGCTTGTTTTAAGACCTTTATTTTTTGAAAGCAAACTTGGATTGAACGAATATGGTTTTTTGGGAAATGCCATGAGTGTTGCTAATATGGCTTATGAACTTGCTGGTGCTTTAAGATTTGAAAATATCATTTTAATAGGACAAGATCTAGCTTATAGCAATGATGGCAAATCACATCCAAAAGAACACTTATATGGTGAGCAAGGAGATAAGGAAGTAATTTACAAAGAAATCACTGCTTATGGAGGCAATGGAAAAGTAAAAACACAACTTACTTGGTATTTATTTTTAAAAAGTTTTGAAAAAGATATTGCTCTTGCAAAAAATATCCTAAATATAAAAACATACAATGCTACAGAGGGTGGAGCTAGGATAGAAGGAACCATAGAAAAACCTTTTAAAGAACTTTGCGAAGAAATACTAAAAGAAAAAATCAACAAAAACATCGCCTTAACAAAACCAAAAAACCCTCAAAAAAAAATCAAACAATGCAAAGAAAAACTTATCAAGCAAACAAAACAATGTGAAATATTTATTAATGAATGTAAAAAAGCTATTAAAGAAAAAAACTTAGAAAAACTGGAAAAACTGAGATTAAAGCTACCAAAAAGTGATTTTTTTTCAGATATCGTACAAGCTAGGTGTTTTCAAAACGAATGTGAAGTTTTAAAACACAAAGTTACGAAAGTCAAAGATTTAGAATTTTTCCTAGCTCAGCAAATTGACTTTTTTGAAGAGATCATTTTATACCTAGAAAAATATAATGAGACTATTAAGGAAAATCTTGATAAATAA
- the pseI gene encoding pseudaminic acid synthase produces MFIENFNLNEKVFIIAELSANHANSLEVALKTIQAAKKAGADAIKIQTYTPDSLTLNSNKKDFIIEGGLWHGRKLYELYKEAKTPYEWHEKLFECANNEGLICFSSPFSKEDVNFLRQFNPPAYKIASFEVNDYDFVRYVAKENKPTLVSTGIAYEEELEMVVKIFQEENNPNLILLKCTSAYPSQICDLNLNAIKTLQEKFKTMVGLSDHSEGFLAPTLAVALGARVIEKHFILDKTLNSADAKFSLDFDEFKQMCSMVRLSEQALGKSSLTIDEKTLKNRHFARSLYASKDIKKGEIFTQENVKSIRPNLGLHPKFLPIILGKKASCDIEFGAALKEQYFQ; encoded by the coding sequence ATGTTTATAGAAAATTTCAATTTAAATGAAAAAGTTTTCATCATTGCCGAGCTTTCAGCAAATCACGCAAACAGCCTTGAAGTGGCTTTAAAAACCATACAAGCAGCTAAAAAAGCAGGAGCTGATGCTATAAAAATTCAAACCTACACCCCAGATAGCTTAACACTAAATTCTAATAAAAAAGATTTTATTATCGAAGGTGGTTTGTGGCATGGACGCAAATTATATGAACTATACAAAGAAGCTAAAACGCCTTATGAATGGCATGAAAAACTTTTTGAATGTGCCAACAACGAAGGTTTAATTTGTTTTTCTAGTCCTTTCTCTAAAGAAGATGTAAATTTTTTAAGACAATTTAATCCCCCAGCTTATAAAATTGCTTCTTTTGAGGTAAATGATTATGATTTTGTGCGTTATGTGGCAAAAGAAAATAAACCTACTTTGGTTTCTACAGGCATAGCTTATGAAGAAGAACTTGAAATGGTTGTTAAAATTTTCCAAGAAGAAAACAACCCAAATCTAATTTTGCTTAAATGTACTTCAGCTTATCCTTCACAAATTTGTGATTTAAATTTAAATGCTATCAAAACTTTACAAGAAAAATTCAAAACCATGGTAGGCTTAAGCGATCATAGCGAGGGATTTTTAGCACCTACTTTAGCAGTAGCTCTTGGCGCAAGAGTCATAGAAAAACATTTTATATTAGATAAAACTTTAAATAGTGCTGATGCTAAATTTAGTCTTGATTTTGACGAGTTTAAGCAAATGTGTTCTATGGTACGTTTAAGCGAGCAGGCGCTAGGCAAATCTAGCTTAACAATAGATGAAAAAACTTTAAAAAATCGCCATTTTGCAAGAAGCTTATACGCTAGTAAAGATATAAAAAAAGGTGAAATTTTTACACAAGAAAATGTAAAAAGCATAAGACCAAACCTGGGCTTACATCCTAAATTTTTACCTATCATACTTGGCAAAAAAGCAAGCTGTGATATAGAATTTGGCGCAGCATTAAAGGAACAGTATTTTCAATAA
- the fliN gene encoding flagellar motor switch protein FliN — protein sequence MIEDHLGLLQSYEDILDISVDFVSELGTTNMSVRDLLKLEVGSVIDLEKPAGESVELYLNKRIFGKGEVMVYEKNLAIRINEILDSKSVLQYFKKELQ from the coding sequence ATGATAGAAGATCATTTAGGATTGTTGCAATCTTATGAAGATATTTTAGATATTAGTGTTGATTTTGTTAGTGAGCTTGGCACAACTAATATGAGCGTGAGAGATCTTTTAAAATTAGAAGTTGGTTCTGTGATAGATCTTGAAAAGCCAGCAGGTGAGAGTGTGGAGCTTTACTTAAATAAAAGAATTTTTGGCAAAGGTGAGGTAATGGTGTATGAAAAAAACCTTGCCATAAGAATTAATGAGATTTTAGATTCTAAATCAGTATTGCAGTATTTTAAAAAAGAATTGCAATGA
- a CDS encoding Ppx/GppA phosphatase family protein, with translation MAKKTAVIDLGSNSVRMVVFERTSRYGFFICSEHKKKVRLGENAYNNNKILQEEAMFKAEKALAYFKEKAVKEKCRKIIAVGTSALRDAPNAKEFITRISKNVGLNIKCINGKTESFLGGLAALNLLSNIQNATTIDIGGGSTELCLIKEGKIIDCISLDLGTVRLKEIFYDTKRLNALDQFIQEALMQVPKHFQSENIIAIGGSLRALSNSIMKKNSYPLKIIHNFSYIFEKEKNYIEKIQNAKNLTDFDIKKDRFDTIKEGCVIFLALAKKLKAKNIITSAVGVREGVFLSNLFQKYAKIKNDTNDFSQFNAKFPPNFNPSLKSLQDRFGVDYKDKSAYFASKLFDVLSPIHKISSDFKKDLLSAAKLAHIGEKINFYFANEHSAYMAMSGLNFGFSHKEILLIATLLKANGKKINPLAIEHVKELLPNNHILAWLNFILALAKKLAKDSDENLDFTLKNHTLYIYSTKKQIYFSREEIKKISKPKLIVLAFNQSN, from the coding sequence ATGGCTAAAAAAACAGCAGTAATTGATCTTGGCTCTAACTCCGTTCGTATGGTTGTTTTTGAAAGAACCTCAAGATATGGTTTTTTTATTTGCAGTGAACACAAAAAGAAAGTAAGACTTGGAGAAAATGCTTATAATAACAATAAAATCCTTCAAGAAGAAGCCATGTTTAAGGCCGAGAAGGCACTAGCTTATTTTAAAGAAAAAGCTGTAAAAGAAAAATGCAGGAAAATTATTGCTGTTGGAACTTCTGCGCTAAGAGATGCACCAAATGCAAAAGAATTTATTACTAGAATATCAAAGAATGTGGGTTTAAATATAAAATGCATTAATGGTAAAACAGAATCATTTTTAGGTGGTCTTGCTGCGTTAAATTTACTATCAAATATTCAAAATGCCACCACCATAGACATAGGTGGAGGATCAACCGAGCTTTGCTTGATTAAAGAGGGTAAAATTATAGATTGTATTTCGCTTGATCTAGGAACTGTAAGATTAAAAGAAATTTTTTATGATACTAAAAGATTAAATGCTCTAGATCAATTCATACAAGAAGCTCTAATGCAAGTTCCAAAACATTTTCAAAGTGAAAATATTATTGCTATAGGTGGAAGCTTAAGAGCATTGTCAAATTCTATAATGAAAAAAAATTCCTATCCTTTAAAAATAATCCATAATTTCAGCTATATCTTTGAAAAAGAAAAAAATTATATAGAAAAAATTCAAAATGCAAAAAATTTAACAGATTTTGATATCAAAAAAGATCGTTTTGATACTATAAAAGAAGGTTGTGTCATATTTTTAGCCTTAGCTAAAAAACTCAAAGCTAAAAATATCATCACTTCAGCAGTAGGTGTCAGAGAAGGCGTGTTTTTATCTAATCTTTTTCAAAAATACGCCAAAATAAAAAACGACACTAATGACTTTTCGCAATTTAATGCCAAATTTCCGCCAAATTTCAACCCAAGTTTAAAATCCTTACAAGATCGCTTTGGTGTTGATTATAAAGATAAAAGTGCTTATTTTGCAAGTAAATTATTTGATGTGCTTTCACCTATTCACAAAATAAGTTCAGATTTTAAAAAAGATCTTTTAAGCGCTGCTAAATTAGCCCATATAGGTGAAAAAATTAATTTTTATTTTGCTAATGAACATAGCGCCTATATGGCAATGAGTGGCTTAAACTTTGGCTTTTCACACAAAGAAATTTTGCTTATTGCAACTCTTTTAAAAGCCAATGGTAAAAAAATAAACCCCCTTGCCATAGAACATGTTAAAGAATTATTACCAAATAACCATATATTAGCTTGGCTTAATTTTATTCTAGCACTAGCAAAAAAACTTGCTAAAGATAGTGATGAAAATCTTGATTTTACATTAAAAAATCATACCTTATATATTTATTCAACAAAAAAACAAATTTATTTTTCAAGAGAAGAAATCAAAAAAATTTCAAAGCCAAAACTTATTGTTTTAGCTTTTAATCAATCTAATTAA
- a CDS encoding YfhL family 4Fe-4S dicluster ferredoxin, protein MSLLITRECISCDACREECPDEAIYDNDPIYVIDPDLCTECVNEFSEPACIVACPVDCIIPDPDNVESIDELRLKHKNKDI, encoded by the coding sequence ATGTCACTTTTAATCACTAGAGAATGTATATCCTGTGATGCATGCAGAGAAGAATGTCCAGATGAAGCAATTTATGATAATGATCCAATCTATGTCATAGATCCTGATTTATGTACTGAATGTGTGAATGAATTTTCAGAACCAGCCTGTATAGTGGCCTGTCCAGTAGATTGTATCATACCTGATCCTGATAATGTAGAAAGTATTGATGAGCTTCGCTTAAAACATAAAAATAAAGATATTTAA
- the hsrA gene encoding homeostatic response regulator transcription factor HsrA, with product MRILVVEDEASLNKTLSNTLNEFGYQSDTSENFKDAEYFIGIRHYDLVLSNWTIGNNDASDLINAIKQKSPRTAIVTMCTKADKENEIKALKAGADDYIKKPLDFEILMARIEARLRFGGTNVIKIDDLVIDPDEEKITYQGKDIELKGKPFEVLTHLARHSDQIVSKEQLLDAIWEEPELVTPNVIEVAINQIRQKMDKPLNISTIETVRRRGYRFCFPKKTN from the coding sequence ATGCGTATTTTAGTTGTAGAAGATGAAGCATCGCTTAATAAAACTTTATCAAACACTTTAAATGAGTTTGGCTATCAAAGTGACACTTCAGAAAATTTTAAAGACGCTGAGTATTTTATAGGTATTAGACATTATGATTTAGTATTATCAAATTGGACTATAGGCAATAATGATGCAAGCGATTTGATCAATGCTATCAAACAAAAATCTCCAAGAACTGCTATAGTAACAATGTGTACAAAAGCAGATAAAGAAAATGAAATCAAAGCTTTAAAAGCTGGAGCAGATGATTATATAAAAAAACCTTTGGATTTTGAAATTTTAATGGCAAGAATCGAAGCTAGACTTAGATTTGGCGGGACAAATGTGATTAAGATTGATGATTTAGTGATTGATCCTGATGAAGAAAAAATCACTTATCAAGGAAAAGACATAGAGTTAAAAGGAAAGCCTTTTGAAGTTTTAACTCACCTTGCTAGACACTCTGATCAAATCGTATCAAAAGAACAACTTTTAGATGCTATTTGGGAAGAACCTGAACTTGTAACTCCAAATGTTATAGAAGTTGCGATCAATCAAATAAGACAAAAAATGGATAAACCTCTTAATATTTCCACTATAGAAACTGTGCGCCGCAGAGGATATCGCTTTTGTTTTCCTAAAAAAACTAACTAA
- a CDS encoding dihydroneopterin aldolase, giving the protein MQSHIKVSLEFKCIIGLLDFERIQEQKVLIELEAKSKKFLDYAKLCTRIEKIYKKKKFKTIEKSLKYICKDIKKHHKKLQFINITCYKPDIIKNACVGASLSKKY; this is encoded by the coding sequence ATGCAAAGTCATATAAAAGTTAGCTTAGAATTTAAATGTATTATAGGGCTTTTGGATTTTGAAAGAATTCAAGAGCAAAAAGTCCTAATAGAATTAGAAGCTAAAAGTAAGAAATTTTTAGATTATGCAAAATTATGCACTAGAATAGAAAAAATCTATAAAAAGAAAAAATTTAAGACTATAGAAAAATCTTTAAAATATATATGCAAAGATATTAAAAAACATCATAAAAAACTCCAATTTATAAATATTACTTGTTATAAGCCCGATATCATCAAAAATGCGTGCGTTGGAGCTAGTTTAAGCAAAAAATATTAA
- the plsY gene encoding glycerol-3-phosphate 1-O-acyltransferase PlsY, with protein MENLIIYLLAYLIGAIPFGLLLAQIFAKTNIKNAGSKSIGATNVLRVVKESDPKLAKTLAVATIVLDALKGIVPILVAKILGYDENILWTMAVLAVFGHCFSPYLKFEGGKGVATGAGVLAVFLPFEIICALLAWFIIGKVFKISSLASLGALIVLITTSFIFHYDMPAINTHAPIFIIAFIVVYKHIPNILRLIGKQECKVI; from the coding sequence ATGGAAAATTTAATAATTTATCTTTTAGCTTATCTTATAGGTGCTATACCTTTTGGTCTTTTGCTAGCTCAAATTTTTGCCAAAACAAATATCAAAAATGCAGGCAGTAAAAGCATAGGTGCTACCAATGTTTTAAGAGTAGTAAAAGAAAGCGATCCTAAGCTTGCCAAAACACTTGCTGTTGCAACAATTGTCTTAGATGCACTTAAAGGAATTGTACCTATATTAGTAGCAAAAATTTTAGGCTATGATGAAAATATCTTATGGACTATGGCGGTTTTAGCAGTATTTGGCCATTGTTTTTCTCCTTATTTAAAATTTGAAGGTGGCAAAGGAGTAGCTACTGGAGCTGGGGTTTTAGCAGTATTTTTACCTTTTGAGATTATATGTGCACTTTTGGCTTGGTTTATTATAGGTAAGGTATTTAAAATTTCAAGCTTAGCCTCACTTGGAGCTTTAATTGTTTTAATTACAACTTCTTTTATATTTCATTATGATATGCCTGCGATTAATACCCATGCGCCGATATTTATCATCGCTTTTATAGTAGTTTATAAACACATACCAAATATTTTAAGGCTTATTGGAAAACAAGAATGCAAAGTCATATAA
- a CDS encoding cytochrome-c peroxidase, which produces MKKISLLVASSLLVASTAFANDKALLDEAKAAGLAPLPKDQAGVEKLLKEMGVKASKFSKEKANLGKKLYFEPRLSKSGLISCNTCHNLGMGGADGIAAAVGHKWTANPHHLNSPTVYNSVLNSTQFWDGRAGTLADQAKGPIEAEPEMATPAKLAVEKISSMPEYVKEFKKIYGNDGVTFDNIADAIATFERTLLTPSKFDKFLEGDTKALSKKEKEGLKTFIDKGCTACHTGVNLGGSMQAFQVAAKYKFANVGDFKGDANGLVKTPTLRNIAETAPYFHNGAIWSLQDAIKEMGSVQLGIEISDKEAASIETFLHALTGKKPSITYPQLPKATEKTPKPEL; this is translated from the coding sequence ATGAAAAAAATTTCATTATTAGTTGCATCATCATTATTAGTTGCATCAACTGCTTTTGCTAACGATAAAGCTTTGCTTGATGAAGCAAAAGCAGCAGGTTTAGCACCTTTGCCAAAGGATCAAGCAGGCGTTGAAAAACTATTAAAAGAAATGGGCGTTAAAGCTAGCAAGTTTTCTAAAGAAAAAGCTAATCTTGGTAAAAAGCTGTATTTTGAACCAAGACTTTCTAAAAGTGGTTTGATTTCTTGTAATACCTGTCACAATTTAGGTATGGGTGGTGCTGATGGTATAGCAGCGGCTGTAGGACACAAATGGACTGCTAATCCTCATCATTTAAATTCGCCAACAGTTTATAATTCTGTTTTAAATTCAACTCAATTTTGGGATGGTAGAGCAGGTACTTTAGCAGATCAAGCAAAAGGACCAATCGAGGCAGAACCTGAAATGGCAACTCCTGCTAAGTTAGCAGTAGAAAAAATTTCTTCTATGCCAGAATATGTTAAAGAATTTAAAAAAATATATGGTAATGATGGGGTAACTTTTGATAATATAGCAGATGCTATTGCTACATTTGAAAGAACACTTTTAACTCCATCTAAATTTGATAAATTCTTAGAAGGTGATACAAAAGCTTTAAGCAAAAAAGAAAAAGAAGGTTTAAAAACTTTCATCGATAAAGGCTGTACAGCTTGTCATACAGGAGTAAATTTAGGTGGTAGTATGCAAGCTTTCCAAGTGGCAGCTAAATATAAATTTGCAAATGTAGGTGATTTTAAAGGTGATGCAAATGGTTTAGTTAAAACTCCAACTTTAAGAAATATTGCCGAAACAGCTCCATACTTCCATAATGGCGCTATTTGGTCTTTACAAGATGCGATTAAAGAAATGGGTAGTGTGCAACTTGGCATAGAAATTTCTGACAAAGAAGCAGCTTCTATAGAAACTTTCTTACATGCTCTAACAGGTAAAAAACCAAGCATTACTTATCCTCAACTTCCAAAAGCTACTGAAAAAACTCCAAAACCAGAGCTTTAA